Proteins encoded by one window of Lactobacillus paragasseri:
- the rsmD gene encoding 16S rRNA (guanine(966)-N(2))-methyltransferase RsmD, which yields MRIIAGKYAKRNLHTLKSNATRPTSDKVKGSLFNSLGQFFDGGRVLDLYAGSGALGIEAVSRGYDSAVLVDISGQACQIIRKNVELTKEEDRFRVLKCNDNRAIKILNEEGKKFDLIFLDPPYAKQKIVKIMTKLLENDLLNDNALIVAETDEHDELPEVSGFSIIKDHQLGRTKVKVYKRK from the coding sequence TTGAGGATTATTGCAGGAAAATATGCTAAGCGTAATTTACATACTTTAAAAAGTAATGCTACTCGTCCGACTAGCGATAAAGTAAAGGGCTCTTTGTTTAACTCCTTGGGGCAATTTTTTGATGGTGGGCGAGTATTAGACCTTTATGCTGGTAGTGGAGCTTTAGGAATTGAAGCTGTTTCTCGCGGTTATGACAGTGCAGTTTTAGTTGATATTAGTGGTCAAGCATGTCAAATTATTAGGAAAAATGTTGAACTTACTAAAGAAGAAGATAGATTTAGAGTTCTAAAGTGTAATGATAATCGTGCCATTAAAATTTTAAACGAGGAAGGGAAAAAGTTTGATTTAATTTTTCTTGATCCTCCATATGCTAAGCAAAAGATTGTTAAGATTATGACTAAATTGCTTGAAAATGATCTATTAAATGATAATGCATTGATTGTAGCTGAGACTGATGAGCATGATGAATTACCAGAAGTTTCTGGCTTTTCAATTATTAAGGATCATCAGTTAGGTAGAACAAAAGTAAAAGTTTACAAGAGGAAGTAA
- the typA gene encoding translational GTPase TypA has protein sequence MKFGEEFLLQRRDDIRNIAIIAHVDHGKTTLVNQLLKQSDTLPEHMNLEDRAMDSNAIERERGITILSKNTAVKYGDTTINILDTPGHADFGGEVERIMHMVDGCLLLVDAYEGTMPQTRFVLKKALEAGVKPIVVINKIDRPGARPKEVLDEVLELFIELGASDEQLDFPVVYASALNGTSSYDSDPAKQEETMDPIFDTIVKNIPAPVDNSDEPLQFQITMLDWDDYVGRIGVGRIYRGKVKVGDNITVMKRDGSTQNFRVTKLFGYFGLKRNEIQEAKAGDIIAISGINDIYVGETIASADKPEALPLLKIDPPTLQMDFVANDSPFAGREGDQVTPKKLEDRLIRQTRTDVSLKVEPTDQLNAWTVSGRGELHLSILVEELRREGFELQLSRPKVIYREIDGQMCEPFEAVQVDTPDAYVGSVIDSLSQRKGEMKNMESTGNGQTRLEFLVPSRGLIGYNNEFMSQTAGYGIMNHTFDSYKPVVKNWEPGRRNGALVSINQGQSTTYSLQSVEQRGELFIGAGVEVYEGMIVGQSSRERDIAVNVTKGKNLTNTRAAGKDHSASIKTPKTMTLEEAIEFLNDDEYCEVTPESIRLRKKILNTNERKKADKRRNK, from the coding sequence ATGAAGTTCGGGGAGGAATTTCTTTTGCAAAGAAGAGACGATATTAGAAATATTGCCATTATCGCACACGTTGACCACGGTAAGACTACTTTGGTTAACCAATTATTAAAACAATCAGATACATTGCCAGAGCACATGAACCTAGAAGACCGTGCTATGGACTCCAATGCTATTGAACGTGAACGTGGTATTACAATCTTATCTAAGAACACTGCTGTTAAGTATGGTGACACTACAATTAACATCTTGGATACACCAGGACACGCTGACTTTGGTGGTGAAGTAGAACGTATCATGCACATGGTTGATGGATGTTTATTACTTGTTGATGCCTACGAAGGTACTATGCCACAAACTCGTTTTGTGCTTAAGAAGGCCTTAGAAGCTGGTGTTAAGCCAATCGTAGTTATTAACAAGATTGATCGTCCAGGTGCTCGTCCAAAGGAAGTTCTAGATGAAGTTCTTGAATTATTCATTGAATTAGGTGCTAGTGATGAACAACTTGATTTCCCAGTTGTTTATGCATCTGCTTTAAATGGTACTTCTTCATATGACTCAGACCCAGCTAAGCAAGAAGAAACAATGGATCCTATTTTTGATACTATTGTTAAGAACATTCCTGCTCCAGTTGATAACTCTGATGAGCCTCTACAATTCCAAATCACTATGCTTGATTGGGATGATTATGTAGGTCGTATTGGTGTAGGTCGTATTTACCGCGGAAAAGTTAAGGTTGGAGACAACATCACTGTTATGAAACGTGATGGTTCAACGCAAAACTTCCGTGTTACTAAGTTATTCGGTTACTTCGGTTTGAAACGTAACGAAATTCAAGAAGCAAAAGCCGGCGACATTATTGCTATTTCAGGTATTAATGATATTTATGTTGGTGAAACTATTGCTTCTGCAGATAAGCCTGAAGCATTGCCACTTCTTAAGATTGATCCACCAACTCTTCAAATGGACTTTGTTGCAAACGATTCACCATTTGCAGGTCGTGAAGGTGACCAAGTTACTCCTAAGAAACTTGAAGACCGTTTGATTCGTCAAACTCGTACTGACGTTTCTTTGAAGGTAGAACCAACTGATCAATTAAATGCCTGGACTGTTTCTGGTCGTGGTGAATTACACTTGTCAATTTTAGTTGAAGAACTTCGTCGTGAAGGATTCGAATTACAACTTTCACGTCCTAAGGTTATTTACCGTGAAATTGATGGTCAAATGTGTGAACCATTTGAAGCAGTTCAAGTTGATACACCAGATGCTTACGTAGGTTCAGTTATTGATTCTCTTTCACAAAGAAAAGGTGAAATGAAGAATATGGAATCTACTGGTAATGGTCAAACTAGACTTGAATTCTTAGTACCATCACGTGGTTTGATTGGTTACAACAACGAATTCATGTCTCAAACTGCTGGTTACGGAATTATGAACCATACTTTTGATTCATATAAACCAGTAGTTAAGAACTGGGAACCAGGTCGTCGTAATGGTGCTTTGGTTTCAATTAACCAAGGTCAATCAACTACTTACTCACTTCAATCAGTTGAGCAACGTGGTGAATTATTCATCGGTGCTGGTGTTGAAGTTTACGAAGGTATGATTGTAGGTCAATCATCACGTGAACGCGATATTGCTGTTAACGTAACTAAGGGTAAGAACTTAACTAACACCCGTGCAGCAGGTAAGGACCACTCAGCTTCAATTAAGACTCCTAAGACTATGACTTTGGAAGAAGCTATTGAATTCTTGAATGATGATGAATACTGTGAAGTAACTCCAGAAAGCATTCGTTTACGTAAGAAGATCTTAAACACTAACGAAAGAAAAAAGGCAGATAAGAGACGTAATAAGTAG
- the def gene encoding peptide deformylase, with protein MILMHDITRDGNPVLRQVAKPLTFPLADEYKELADEMMQYLINSQDPKIAEKHQLRAGVGLAAPQVGKSIQMAALLVPNDKGEIIFKEVFVNPKILSESVRKACLAEGEGCLSVDKDIEGYVPRPDKLKIHYYTVDGEEKTIRLKDYPAIVASHEIDHLNGHLFYDRINKRNPFDLAEDTIVIS; from the coding sequence TTGATTTTAATGCATGATATTACGCGCGATGGCAACCCTGTCTTAAGACAAGTTGCTAAGCCTTTAACCTTCCCATTAGCTGATGAATATAAAGAATTAGCTGACGAAATGATGCAATATTTAATTAACTCGCAAGATCCTAAAATTGCTGAAAAGCACCAATTAAGAGCTGGCGTTGGCCTAGCTGCTCCTCAAGTCGGCAAGAGCATTCAGATGGCTGCCCTTTTAGTTCCAAATGATAAAGGTGAGATTATTTTCAAAGAAGTTTTTGTCAATCCAAAAATTCTTTCTGAATCAGTTAGAAAAGCTTGTCTTGCTGAAGGCGAAGGCTGCCTAAGTGTTGACAAAGATATTGAAGGCTATGTTCCTCGTCCTGATAAGTTAAAGATTCATTATTATACAGTTGATGGCGAAGAAAAGACAATTCGCTTAAAGGATTATCCAGCAATTGTTGCTTCTCACGAAATTGACCACTTAAATGGTCACTTATTCTATGACCGTATCAATAAGCGAAATCCTTTTGATTTAGCAGAAGATACCATTGTTATTTCTTAA
- a CDS encoding SepM family pheromone-processing serine protease, with the protein MKKNKKLKFWLLGIAAFLIAVVFCLWPTQYYIEAPGEAFQISKYVKSTRKPNPNFYLVTVSERPAVMIDYLTSFFRAGDSRYSKTELMGTSSSAEYNQMQQYYMETSQNNAIYYAAKKAKVPYRQEFLGVYVMEVMKNSTFKNKLKVGDILVSVNGRKFSSSQDLIKYVSSLKHKKVQIAVIQGKKHLTFSGKTVKLSGTNRYGIGIQLVDHTKVVTDPAVKIDAGDIGGPSAGLMFTLECYQLFTGKNLSAKKIAGTGTIDSDGKVGMIGGVDKKVIAASRQGMRVFFAPTDQPEVVKKNETNYAEAVRTAKKIHTKMKIVPVARFEDALNYLEK; encoded by the coding sequence ATGAAGAAAAATAAAAAATTAAAATTTTGGCTGCTAGGAATAGCAGCATTTTTAATAGCAGTTGTTTTTTGTCTATGGCCTACGCAATACTATATTGAAGCGCCGGGGGAAGCTTTTCAAATTAGTAAGTATGTTAAAAGTACAAGAAAACCTAATCCTAATTTTTATCTAGTCACTGTGAGTGAACGTCCTGCGGTTATGATTGATTATTTAACTAGTTTCTTTAGGGCAGGAGATAGCCGTTATTCAAAGACTGAATTAATGGGGACATCAAGTAGTGCTGAATATAATCAAATGCAGCAATACTACATGGAAACTAGTCAGAACAATGCAATCTATTACGCAGCTAAGAAAGCAAAAGTCCCGTATCGTCAAGAATTTTTAGGCGTTTATGTGATGGAAGTTATGAAAAATTCAACTTTTAAGAATAAGTTGAAAGTTGGAGATATTCTAGTTAGCGTAAATGGTAGAAAATTTTCTTCTAGTCAGGATCTAATAAAATACGTTTCTTCATTAAAGCATAAAAAAGTACAAATAGCAGTTATTCAAGGAAAGAAGCATCTGACTTTTTCAGGAAAAACAGTTAAATTATCTGGGACCAATCGTTATGGAATTGGTATTCAGTTGGTAGATCATACGAAGGTCGTAACTGATCCTGCAGTTAAGATTGATGCAGGAGATATTGGTGGCCCGTCTGCAGGTTTAATGTTTACACTTGAGTGTTATCAATTGTTTACTGGTAAGAATCTTAGTGCTAAGAAAATAGCTGGTACGGGAACAATTGATAGTGATGGTAAGGTAGGAATGATTGGTGGCGTTGATAAAAAGGTAATAGCCGCCAGCCGTCAAGGAATGAGAGTCTTTTTTGCACCAACTGATCAACCAGAAGTTGTTAAAAAGAATGAAACAAATTATGCCGAAGCAGTCCGAACTGCTAAGAAAATACATACTAAGATGAAGATTGTGCCCGTAGCTCGTTTCGAAGATGCACTAAATTATTTAGAAAAATAA
- a CDS encoding FtsW/RodA/SpoVE family cell cycle protein produces the protein MRQKLRYLDYSILIPYLILSTIGVIMVYSASSDILLVNGFSPSVYMKRQIIYFVAAFLFFGIPCFALKLKIFKNRKFVMSYLGISFSMLFFLIVLKVISHGKAAINGAVGWINLGFINIQPVEVAKLSLVLYLAFVLSRRDGKFVPGQIWHNLFGPTVISFMMIGLVILEPDFGGSAILFMIVFVMYSVSGIPTKLAVYWLIGLFVGIVLLMLVLLVWTPGFIKDSYQFQRLLAFVHPFKLEKTGGAQLVNSYYAIHNGGLFGVGLGNSMQKRGYLPEPYTDFILSITAEELGVIGAIVIISLLFFLMWRIMEVGIHADSQFNALVCFGVVTMIFTETLFNVGAVLGLLPITGVTLPFISYGGSSMIVLTAALGLVLNISAAEKKTMIESRSVL, from the coding sequence GTGCGACAAAAATTAAGATACTTAGACTATAGCATCTTGATCCCATACCTGATTTTGTCAACCATTGGGGTTATCATGGTCTATTCAGCAAGTTCAGATATTTTGTTAGTAAATGGCTTTTCACCTAGTGTATATATGAAAAGGCAAATTATATATTTTGTTGCTGCATTTTTATTCTTTGGAATTCCATGTTTTGCTTTGAAATTAAAAATATTCAAAAATAGAAAATTTGTTATGTCTTACTTAGGTATTTCATTTTCTATGCTATTCTTTTTGATTGTCTTGAAAGTAATTAGTCATGGAAAAGCTGCTATTAATGGTGCAGTTGGCTGGATCAATTTAGGTTTTATTAATATTCAACCTGTGGAAGTAGCTAAGTTGTCTTTAGTACTATATTTAGCTTTTGTTTTATCAAGACGGGATGGAAAGTTTGTTCCAGGTCAAATTTGGCATAATTTATTTGGACCGACAGTTATTTCGTTTATGATGATTGGACTGGTTATTTTAGAACCAGATTTTGGTGGCTCAGCCATTCTGTTTATGATTGTGTTTGTGATGTACAGTGTTTCTGGTATTCCAACTAAGTTAGCAGTTTATTGGCTTATCGGGCTTTTCGTTGGGATTGTCTTACTGATGCTAGTGTTATTGGTTTGGACACCAGGATTCATTAAGGATTCTTATCAGTTCCAACGCTTATTAGCCTTTGTTCATCCCTTCAAACTAGAAAAAACTGGTGGTGCTCAGTTAGTTAATTCCTATTATGCAATTCACAATGGCGGTTTATTTGGTGTTGGCTTAGGTAACAGTATGCAAAAAAGAGGTTATTTACCAGAGCCATATACCGACTTTATTTTATCTATTACTGCTGAAGAGTTAGGTGTAATTGGTGCGATTGTGATTATTTCCTTATTATTCTTCCTGATGTGGCGCATTATGGAAGTTGGAATTCACGCTGATTCACAGTTCAATGCTTTGGTTTGCTTTGGTGTGGTAACTATGATTTTTACCGAAACGCTCTTTAATGTAGGAGCAGTTTTGGGTCTTTTGCCGATCACTGGGGTAACCTTGCCATTTATTTCTTATGGTGGATCTTCAATGATTGTCTTAACTGCTGCTTTAGGATTAGTCTTAAATATTTCAGCTGCTGAAAAGAAGACAATGATAGAAAGTAGGAGTGTACTTTGA
- the coaD gene encoding pantetheine-phosphate adenylyltransferase, producing MTKAIFPGSFDPITNGHVEVVEAAARMFEKLYVVIMTNTSKKYLFDEKERLDLARKVFENDENVEVIARPAELTVEVAHELNAGAIVRGLRNTTDFNYERDIAGINKTLDPKLNTVLLFTRPEDSFISSSMIKETVFFGGNVSTLVPKSVAAALKEKLRNRNNEEK from the coding sequence ATGACAAAGGCAATTTTCCCTGGGAGTTTCGATCCAATAACCAATGGTCACGTTGAGGTGGTTGAAGCAGCAGCCAGAATGTTTGAAAAACTGTACGTAGTAATTATGACGAATACAAGTAAGAAGTATCTTTTTGATGAAAAAGAGCGCTTAGATTTGGCTAGAAAAGTTTTTGAAAACGATGAAAATGTTGAAGTGATTGCTCGTCCAGCTGAATTGACTGTTGAAGTAGCTCATGAGCTTAATGCTGGGGCAATTGTTCGAGGATTGAGAAATACCACTGATTTTAATTATGAGCGTGATATTGCTGGAATTAATAAGACTTTAGATCCAAAATTAAATACAGTTTTATTGTTTACTCGTCCAGAAGATAGCTTCATTTCTTCAAGTATGATTAAAGAAACAGTATTTTTTGGTGGCAATGTTTCAACTCTAGTTCCAAAGTCAGTGGCAGCTGCTTTGAAAGAAAAGCTGAGGAATCGAAATAATGAAGAAAAATAA
- a CDS encoding diacylglycerol/lipid kinase family protein yields the protein MKKVHLLVNLKSGSDKGAKALKEIEAALKKEKLAYNIQISTYPGQLVPIATKTANEINNNHECIVVVGGDGSLNQALNGVKNSLHPDTPLAYFPAGTGNDFARAAKLQNNPLKFIKKIKNHPTVTNVDCGRYQDLLTGEEKYFVNNLGIGFDAFVVNKTNHSKLKTKFNKINIGNLTYGINIAQALKGQDNFKVKILTNEHTYSYDHAYLVTTTNHPYFGGGVPILPIANIYNHKLDIAIVEKPNLAKFLYLFSKLLLNGSHMQSKQFHYFEANKIEVETYQAEYGQLDGEELNRRKFHLKFEVDHFKLLK from the coding sequence ATGAAAAAGGTTCATTTACTTGTAAATTTAAAATCTGGTAGCGATAAAGGCGCAAAAGCCCTCAAAGAAATTGAAGCTGCTCTGAAAAAAGAAAAATTGGCATATAATATACAAATTTCTACTTATCCTGGACAACTCGTCCCGATTGCAACTAAGACAGCTAATGAAATTAACAATAATCATGAATGTATTGTTGTAGTTGGCGGTGATGGATCTTTGAATCAGGCTTTAAATGGGGTAAAAAATTCACTTCATCCTGACACTCCCCTTGCCTATTTTCCAGCTGGTACCGGAAATGATTTTGCTCGAGCAGCCAAACTTCAAAATAACCCCTTGAAATTTATCAAAAAAATCAAAAATCATCCAACAGTAACAAATGTCGACTGTGGCAGATATCAAGATTTGCTTACAGGTGAAGAAAAATACTTTGTCAATAATTTAGGAATTGGCTTTGATGCGTTTGTGGTCAATAAAACCAATCATTCAAAGCTCAAAACTAAGTTTAACAAAATCAATATAGGAAATTTAACTTATGGAATAAATATTGCTCAAGCTCTCAAGGGACAAGATAATTTCAAAGTTAAGATTTTAACTAATGAACATACTTATTCTTACGATCACGCATATTTAGTTACGACAACTAATCATCCCTACTTTGGCGGTGGTGTTCCAATTTTGCCAATTGCTAATATTTATAATCATAAATTAGATATTGCGATTGTAGAAAAGCCTAACTTGGCCAAATTCTTGTATCTCTTTTCTAAGCTTCTCCTCAATGGATCACATATGCAAAGCAAGCAATTTCATTATTTTGAAGCTAATAAAATTGAAGTAGAAACCTATCAAGCAGAATACGGTCAACTTGATGGAGAAGAATTGAATAGAAGAAAATTCCACTTAAAATTTGAAGTTGATCATTTTAAACTTTTGAAATAA
- a CDS encoding DNA-dependent RNA polymerase subunit epsilon — protein sequence MIYKVLYQKDQIVNPRRETTKTLFLEADNVVAARTMVEDNTPYNIELIQELTGNSLAYEKQSPDFKLTTFKSEDK from the coding sequence ATGATCTACAAAGTTTTATACCAAAAAGACCAGATCGTTAATCCAAGAAGAGAAACTACTAAAACTCTTTTTTTAGAAGCAGATAATGTAGTTGCAGCAAGAACTATGGTTGAGGATAATACCCCCTACAATATTGAACTCATCCAAGAATTAACTGGAAACTCACTTGCTTATGAAAAGCAAAGTCCAGATTTTAAGCTGACAACTTTCAAATCTGAAGATAAATAA
- the rnjA gene encoding ribonuclease J1: MKLKNNEVGVFAIGGLGEIGRNMYCVEYQDEIIIMDCGIKFPEDDMMGINYVISDYSYLIKNRKKIKALVVTHGHEDHIGGIPYLLKKIPEIPVYATPFALALIRGKLDEHGILNSSELHEEHEDTVLKFDKLSVSFFRTTHSIPDTLGIAVHTPEGAVVFTGDFKFDLTPVMNQPAPDFQKMAKLGQEGVLALLSDSTNAEVPTFTKSERFVAHSLHDIITGIKGRIIFATFASNLYRVSTAIKAAVDTGRKVAIFGRSMENGVQNGIDLGYLNIPEGTLVDANEINHTPPEKAMILCTGSQGEPLAALSRIADGTHRQISLQPGDTVIFSSNPIPGNTTSVNHLINKLTEAGANVVHGKIHNVHTSGHAGQEEQKMMIELTKPEYFIPVHGEYRMQVVHTETAQSTGMAKDHTFVLKNGDVLALTKDSSRIAGHINISDVFVDTSGSDDVGNIVVRDRQILAEEGLVVVVATVDYKHQRVLAGPDILSRGFVYMRESTELISQAQKHVYHILKTEMAKDPQPKENEIRKAIIENLQDFLYSKTERRPMILPMLIEKK; encoded by the coding sequence TTGAAATTAAAGAATAATGAAGTCGGCGTTTTCGCTATAGGGGGTCTAGGCGAAATCGGCCGTAATATGTACTGCGTTGAATACCAAGATGAGATTATCATCATGGACTGCGGTATCAAATTCCCAGAAGATGACATGATGGGAATTAATTATGTTATCTCAGACTATTCTTACCTTATTAAGAATAGGAAAAAAATCAAAGCATTAGTTGTAACTCACGGACATGAAGACCACATTGGCGGAATCCCTTACCTTTTAAAGAAGATTCCTGAAATTCCAGTTTATGCAACACCATTTGCCCTCGCTTTAATTCGCGGGAAACTTGATGAACATGGAATTTTAAATTCTAGTGAACTTCACGAAGAGCATGAAGATACGGTTTTGAAATTTGATAAGCTTTCAGTCAGTTTCTTCAGAACAACTCACTCAATTCCTGATACTTTGGGAATTGCAGTTCATACTCCAGAAGGTGCAGTAGTCTTTACGGGAGATTTTAAGTTTGACTTAACCCCTGTAATGAATCAACCTGCCCCTGACTTTCAGAAGATGGCTAAGTTAGGTCAAGAAGGCGTACTTGCCCTCCTATCTGACTCAACTAATGCAGAAGTTCCAACCTTTACAAAATCAGAAAGATTTGTTGCTCACTCCCTACACGATATCATCACTGGAATTAAAGGTAGAATTATTTTTGCTACTTTTGCTTCTAACCTTTATCGTGTATCAACTGCTATTAAGGCAGCTGTTGACACTGGAAGAAAAGTCGCAATCTTTGGTCGCTCAATGGAAAATGGTGTTCAAAACGGTATTGATCTGGGCTATTTAAATATTCCCGAAGGAACTTTAGTTGATGCCAATGAAATCAACCATACTCCACCTGAAAAAGCGATGATTTTATGTACTGGTTCTCAAGGAGAACCACTTGCAGCTCTTTCAAGAATTGCAGATGGAACTCACCGTCAAATTTCATTACAACCAGGCGATACAGTAATCTTCTCATCTAACCCTATTCCGGGCAATACAACTAGCGTAAACCACTTAATTAATAAGTTAACTGAAGCGGGCGCTAATGTTGTTCATGGTAAGATTCATAATGTCCACACTTCTGGACACGCTGGTCAAGAAGAACAAAAGATGATGATCGAGTTAACCAAGCCTGAATACTTTATTCCTGTCCACGGTGAATACAGAATGCAAGTTGTTCATACTGAAACTGCTCAGTCTACTGGAATGGCTAAAGATCACACCTTCGTTCTAAAAAATGGTGATGTACTTGCTTTAACCAAAGATTCATCAAGAATTGCTGGTCACATCAATATCTCGGATGTCTTTGTTGACACTTCTGGTAGTGACGATGTTGGTAATATCGTCGTTCGTGATCGTCAAATTTTAGCTGAAGAAGGTCTTGTGGTAGTGGTAGCAACTGTTGACTACAAACATCAACGTGTTTTAGCAGGGCCAGATATTTTAAGTCGTGGTTTCGTTTATATGCGTGAATCAACTGAATTGATTAGTCAAGCACAGAAGCATGTCTACCATATTCTTAAGACTGAAATGGCTAAAGATCCGCAACCAAAAGAAAATGAAATTAGAAAGGCAATTATTGAGAATCTTCAAGATTTCTTATATTCTAAGACTGAAAGAAGACCGATGATTTTGCCAATGCTAATTGAAAAGAAATAA
- a CDS encoding helix-hairpin-helix domain-containing protein, producing the protein MDLEKIKEFIIEKKIWVIGIIVLILGGGYFIQKNNQPAVNNTQVLSENNKTQSTEFSKSENKTTQSTSNLNSSSKQNTVTVDIAGAVRHSGVYTLKNGARLNDLLRICGGLTDKAETRAINRAALLKDQDQIYVPHIGEKVENLPGNGASNSQNPAASDTSSSSSEQVHLNSATVQDLQKLNGVGQKKAEQIIAYRDQNGGFKQIEDLTKVTGIGEKTFEKLKDQLAL; encoded by the coding sequence ATGGATTTAGAAAAAATCAAAGAATTCATAATAGAAAAGAAAATTTGGGTGATTGGAATTATTGTTTTGATCCTAGGTGGAGGATATTTTATTCAGAAAAATAACCAGCCAGCAGTCAATAACACCCAGGTCTTGAGCGAAAATAATAAGACCCAGTCAACGGAATTTTCTAAAAGTGAGAACAAAACTACCCAATCTACATCAAACTTAAATAGCTCATCAAAGCAAAACACAGTAACTGTAGACATTGCTGGAGCTGTTAGACATAGTGGTGTCTATACATTGAAAAATGGGGCTAGACTAAACGATTTGTTGAGAATTTGTGGCGGCTTAACTGATAAAGCAGAGACGCGGGCAATTAATCGAGCAGCCTTATTAAAAGATCAAGATCAAATTTATGTCCCGCATATTGGTGAAAAAGTAGAAAATCTTCCTGGAAATGGAGCTTCAAATAGTCAAAATCCTGCCGCTTCCGATACTTCTAGTTCAAGTTCAGAGCAAGTTCATTTAAATTCAGCAACGGTGCAGGACTTACAAAAGTTAAACGGCGTTGGTCAAAAGAAGGCAGAACAAATCATTGCATATCGTGATCAAAATGGTGGCTTTAAGCAAATTGAAGATTTGACCAAGGTAACAGGAATTGGTGAAAAAACTTTTGAAAAGCTCAAAGATCAGTTGGCACTCTAG
- a CDS encoding YlbG family protein, protein MSLVFKDESNNKMTARTQIIVWLYQISDQYKLRRFGNIIYFSRKNKYVVLYVSSEYASKVITELKSKNYVQSVETSKTDKLDFSAEHEEKMMRELKEEAEKLREENEDLRV, encoded by the coding sequence TTGAGTTTGGTTTTTAAAGATGAGTCAAATAACAAAATGACGGCGCGCACACAAATAATTGTTTGGCTTTATCAAATTAGCGATCAATACAAGTTGCGCCGATTTGGCAATATTATCTATTTTTCACGTAAAAATAAGTATGTAGTTCTATATGTAAGTTCAGAATATGCTTCAAAGGTAATTACTGAATTAAAGAGTAAGAATTATGTCCAGTCAGTAGAAACTTCAAAAACCGATAAGCTTGATTTTTCTGCTGAACACGAAGAAAAGATGATGCGTGAACTAAAAGAAGAAGCAGAAAAATTACGAGAAGAAAACGAGGATTTACGAGTTTGA